The sequence ATTCACACTCATGGGAGAACCGGCTTTCTTGGCCAGCGCCATGGCGTCTATGGCCACAAGCCCTGCGGTCTTCTCCTTAAGCACCCGTTTAATTTCCTCCACCTCCGGATAGGCCCCTTTGCCAATCCCCACGGTAAAGGGCGGCAGGGTTGCCGTATTGGTAATCACTTTTGTGTTTGCAGAACACCGGCCAATGGCGCGCAGGGTCTCAGCCGGTTCAAATCCCAGCAGGATGTCGGCTTCCCCATCGGAAATAATGGAAGAGGAGGCATCCCCGAAAATAATGGAGGACTCCACCACACCGCCACGCTGGGCCATGCCGTGGATCTCGCTCATTCTTACCTCCACACCTTCAATGAGGGCGGCTTCGCCCAGGACCTTGGATGCCAGAAGATTGCCCTGTCCGCCAACTGCTACAATGACCATTCTTAATGTTTTCATATCGAACTTGTCTCCTTGTCTATTTCAATGGGCGGATGGCGTTATCAGGACAGATCTGGGCGCACAAGGCACACCCCACACAGGTATCCGCATCAATTTTCACCCGCCCCTCTTCAATGTAAAAGGATGGACAGGCGATCCCGTTGATGCACTCCTTGTGGTCCGTACATTTATCGGTCACCTCAAAGGCTCTCGGCTTTTTGAGTTTAATACTCTTTGCCCAGAGGATACAGGGCTC is a genomic window of uncultured Desulfobacter sp. containing:
- a CDS encoding indolepyruvate oxidoreductase subunit beta — encoded protein: MKTLRMVIVAVGGQGNLLASKVLGEAALIEGVEVRMSEIHGMAQRGGVVESSIIFGDASSSIISDGEADILLGFEPAETLRAIGRCSANTKVITNTATLPPFTVGIGKGAYPEVEEIKRVLKEKTAGLVAIDAMALAKKAGSPMSVNIVLLGALIQTGALGFSKENVKEAIKRRIKPKLVEMNLNAFDLGFEAAANSAV